The nucleotide sequence TAAATTGTTcaagtgcaaaataaataaatacataaccACAAATGCTATGGTTGTAACATTCATAGTGCAAGTATTCATAAAACTAGATTAAATTATTACTAAATTATTTCTGGTGCAACCAGCTGGACATCACATAATAAGTGTGTGATCTTAATATAAATCCATGTTCCTAAAAGACCCCagagtttctctgcatcatgaagacCAAACTGGGATCtagttattaaaaataacaaacactttacatttttataccaGTACACACCTGTTCCATTTGGCCTTTGGAATGGAAATTGACTCATTAgacattttcagtcagtataaataaataattttattgccGCAAGTCTGTTATAAAATttgtcaggacactgttggcatTCAGTAAGAGACATTGTTACCTCTGTTTAGATCACAGAATTTGAATGGTTTAAGATAATGCATTCaaacttggggcatctcagagcagaaatgggttgcaatgggagaaaaacaaaaacggttTTGTTTTTGGAAATTTCTCTATACAGTATTGCttctagtaggctaggtaaaacaGAATTATGAAAAACTacttcttaaagccctgagtgacTTTCCTATGAGCCATTAACTACTACTGTGAAATGTGACATAACAACGACATTCAGTGCTGAAAATGGGCACCACCAAACAGGcagaaattaatttttttgccTCAGTTGAATCGAGTTAAACACCCCATGGAGCTCCATTAAATCAaggattaaaaaatagaaaagaaacaaTATGACTGTCACTCTGATAGAGGAAGCTGTCTACCAAAAGTCATAGGTCAGGTAAGGAGAGAATTagtcagagaaaaaaataagtggCTAAGAATAAGTTTCAACATGATCTTAGGAACCAATAAAATCTATTTCAGGTTGCTACGAAATGTTCAAGCAGGGTTAAGTGGGTGAATATTCAAACACGGCACAGTCCTTAGTTATTGTACATGGCACTAGAGCTTACTTGTCACCTTAACTGTTATCTCACATACTTCTATGTTGTTTTGCTCCAAGATTGGCCGTTCCACAGAGAGCATGATCGACTTCGTGGTGACGGATATGGCGGGCAGCAGCGGCCAGTGCCAAGGTCAGAGTCAGGGAGGTGCGGGTGGAGACGGGGGACAGTCAGCACAAAGCACCATCTCCCGCTACGCATGCCGCATCATGTGTGAGCGCAGTGCCCCCTACACAGCTCGTATCTATGCTGCTGGCTTCGACTCCTCCAAAAACATCTTCCTCGGGGTGAGTCATATTAGCAGTCACTGAGGTAGGGGAAGCAAATAAAAGAAACTGACACACCTGGATTTGACCATCATTAAAATGACTGATAATCTCTAAGCAAGCTGTTCAGTCAGATAAGGCGATATTTGATTGAGAGTCGGATTCTGTCACTTTTCACTTATAATTACTGTATCTGTGGGATCAATGGAGAACAGTTACTTGTACCTGTATCTACAAGTGTGTGAGCAGCATTTCTGCAGgggcagtgtgtgaggagatgtaaTGCTTTATGTACGTATATGTGTTAGGTCTATATTGTTGATCCTATACATTGACTATATTAACAGAATTTATATGATAAAAACCTGATTTTATAAAAATTgggaataaatatataataatagagTGGTATAATAAATGAGTGGTAATTGTTTATCATAGCCTAGATAAACAGATGGTATAACGGATTTAACTCTTTATTAGTATTAGCTTTACTTTATAAGCATGTGTGTTACTGCATTATAAGTGTTCAAAATGAACATATTTAATTTGTTGTAAGATATTTCAAAAATATTCAGCATTGTGACAGACCTTGTTTCTTATAACAACATTTTGAATTTTAACTCCATGGGAACTTCGCATAGGAGACCCTCCAAGTCTGAAACACTGCagtgaaagtaaaaaatattgtgcactTGTTTATACAAAGGCATTAATTCACAACAAAAATGTAACTAAACGGCAGCAGAACAAAAGATGGTGATGGTTTTGTAGCAGTAAGTGATTCATGTTCAGATTTACCACAGCATGAGTCCTAACACATACTAATGTCCTTGGCACAGAATGGACTCCCTCTGCCCACTGCCATTCTGTGGAGGTGGAGAGGAACAGGGCGAGAAAAAGcctgagaaataaatatataatatactgtatgtccatgAGGACCTAAATATTGTAAAAAGCCTCACTCTTGCACGTGATGACATTCtggttttgtattttaattctttctttaatCCATATACTGACTAATACTGTGATTTATACCTTACTGAGTGAAATCGCATGTTTCAAATCCTGACTCCTACTTCATAGGCAAAATCATGTTGCTCTGTGGCTTTGTGCTAGGAGCGGGCAGCTAAATGGCGGACCTCAGACGGCTTGATGGATGGGCTGACTACCAATGGGGTGTTAGTGATGCACCCTGCAGGGGAATTCGTGTCTGAGCCCACTCCTGGTGTGTGGCGGGAGATATCAGTGTGCGGGAACGTCTTCGCCCTGAGAGAGACACGCTCGGCTCAGCAGAGAGGCAAACTGGTGAGTAGGGGTGAGATAGCACAGCATGGTACGATCCTTGAAATTTGCTACAAGGTTAAAGCAGAGCTGTTTACTTGATAACAAAACAGACCAACCAGGCAACCAACCAGAGAAAAGAATTGCTACAAtgttttgataaatactgaaaactgtgtaaaaaaaaaagatccctGACAAAGTGATgcattatataaattaaaaatatggaATAAATGTTCAGTAGTGGAAAAAGATGCAGAAAAAGCTTTTTGTCTGAAAAAGATTATGTTGCTTAAAATTTAAGTAATATTGAGCCTAGTAATGCATGGATGTGTCCAAATCCTCACCAGTGTGTGGGTTTTCCATTCTCGCAGGTCGAGAATGAGTCAAACACTCTGCAGGACGGCTCTCTGATTGACCTGTGTGGTGCCACGCTGCTGTGGCGGAGCCCGAGTGGCCTACGGCGCACACCTACGCTCAAGCAGCTCGAGTCGCTGCGCCAGGAATTGAATGCTGCACGTCCTCAGTGTCCGGTGGGCTTCAACACGCTAGCCTTCCCCAGCCTGGTGCAACGGGCCACCGTCGACAAGAAGCAACCTTGGGTCTACATGAACTGCGGTCACGTGCATGGCTACCACAACTGGGGTTTCCGCAGGGAGAAGGATAAGACCGTGGGGGCAGCTGAGCGCGAGTGCCCCATGTGCAGGAAGGTGGGCCCCTACGTGCCCCTGTGGCTGGGCTGTGAGGGTGGCCTGTATCTGGATGCAGGGCCCCCAACACATGCTTTCTGCCCCTGTGGTC is from Hemibagrus wyckioides isolate EC202008001 linkage group LG07, SWU_Hwy_1.0, whole genome shotgun sequence and encodes:
- the peli3 gene encoding E3 ubiquitin-protein ligase pellino homolog 1, whose amino-acid sequence is MVLEGSSEALCPPPSLELRPSCNKSQPSPPLDSGSQSHDAIFPGDKEPIKYGELIVLGHNGSLAGGDKGRRRSRLALYKRPKANGVKPDVIHNVSTPLVSKALSNKSQHSISYTLSRSHSVIVEYTHDSNTDMFQIGRSTESMIDFVVTDMAGSSGQCQGQSQGGAGGDGGQSAQSTISRYACRIMCERSAPYTARIYAAGFDSSKNIFLGERAAKWRTSDGLMDGLTTNGVLVMHPAGEFVSEPTPGVWREISVCGNVFALRETRSAQQRGKLVENESNTLQDGSLIDLCGATLLWRSPSGLRRTPTLKQLESLRQELNAARPQCPVGFNTLAFPSLVQRATVDKKQPWVYMNCGHVHGYHNWGFRREKDKTVGAAERECPMCRKVGPYVPLWLGCEGGLYLDAGPPTHAFCPCGHVCSEKTAQGWSQIPLPHGTHAFHAACPFCGTWLTGQHGHVKLIFQGPVD